The following coding sequences lie in one Apium graveolens cultivar Ventura chromosome 3, ASM990537v1, whole genome shotgun sequence genomic window:
- the LOC141710897 gene encoding uncharacterized protein LOC141710897 isoform X2, with the protein MASIIFIAVQCCQCSTMQVKQRKKSSNKWTCVVCNQKQSVLKVFAQSYMAKDVRKVVQTFNMSRQLADQSQSLGFDEQTLASESPKQANLDNQNKKRTDWTEYIDPEDEEVDKYIDNARSLGNVFDEKFVTKLPEAVFKKPKLSDYSSSSAGKRNNNSYMPDFGKRSSYKQLNSLEKEPTKSGGTIMDSNQRAGMKQATDMIARSNLYKHRLFEDKEKPLHAAAIFSEKELTRRQSSEEAGASKWRDYIGKEDGDNHFAAKAPSKLGQKAGASSKWTDYITEEDDDNADLMVLSQKIHPGQWSDVAFCTTLHDRTAEDDIHPDFN; encoded by the exons ATGGCTTCCATCATCTTCATTGCTGTTCAGTGCTGTCAGTGCTCCACTATGCAG GTGAAGCAGAGGAAGAAGAGCAGCAACAAATGGACTTGCGTTGTCTGCAACCAGAAACAATCAGTTTTAAAAGTCTTCGCTCAGTCATACATGGCTAAAGACGTTCGCAAAGTCGTTCAGACCTTCAATATGTCTCGCCAATTAGCCGACCAAAGCCAATCTCTCGGATTCGATGAACAAACCCTAGCTTCGGAGTCTCCCAAACAAGCTAATCTTGACAATCAGAACAAGAAACGGACCGATTGGACCGAGTACATTGATCCCGAAGACGAAGAAGTAGATAAGTATATTGATAATGCACGTAGTTTAG GAAATGTGTTTGATGAAAAGTTTGTTACAAAATTGCCTGAGGCGGTGTTTAAGAAACCCAAGTTGAGTGATTATTCGTCATCTTCTGCTGGAAAGAGGAATAACAACTCTTATATGCCGGATTTTGGAAAGAGGAGTTCGTATAAGCAACTTAATTCGCTAG AGAAAGAACCAACCAAATCTGGAGGAACAATAATGGACTCAAACCAGAGGGCTGGCATGAAACAAGCCACCGACATGATTGCCCGTAGCAATTTATACAAGCACCGACTTTTTGAAGACAAGGAAAAGCCTTTACATGCTGCTGCCATTTTTTCAGAAAAAGAGCTAACGAGACGCCAATCTTCGGAAGAAGCAGGAGCATCAAAATGGAGAGACTACATAGGTAAAGAAGACGGTGATAACCATTTTGCAGCTAAAGCACCATCAAAACTTGGGCAAAAGGCGGGTGCAAGTTCTAAATGGACCGACTACATTACAGAAGAAGATGACGATAATGCTGACTTGATGGTCCTATCTCAGAAGATTCATCCAGGTCAATGGAGTGATGTTGCATTTTGCACCACCTTGCATGATCGGACAGCTGAAGATGATATCCATCCGGATTTTAATTGA
- the LOC141710897 gene encoding uncharacterized protein LOC141710897 isoform X1, whose protein sequence is MASIIFIAVQCCQCSTMQVKQRKKSSNKWTCVVCNQKQSVLKVFAQSYMAKDVRKVVQTFNMSRQLADQSQSLGFDEQTLASESPKQANLDNQNKKRTDWTEYIDPEDEEVDKYIDNARSLGNVFDEKFVTKLPEAVFKKPKLSDYSSSSAGKRNNNSYMPDFGKRSSYKQLNSLGNEKEPTKSGGTIMDSNQRAGMKQATDMIARSNLYKHRLFEDKEKPLHAAAIFSEKELTRRQSSEEAGASKWRDYIGKEDGDNHFAAKAPSKLGQKAGASSKWTDYITEEDDDNADLMVLSQKIHPGQWSDVAFCTTLHDRTAEDDIHPDFN, encoded by the exons ATGGCTTCCATCATCTTCATTGCTGTTCAGTGCTGTCAGTGCTCCACTATGCAG GTGAAGCAGAGGAAGAAGAGCAGCAACAAATGGACTTGCGTTGTCTGCAACCAGAAACAATCAGTTTTAAAAGTCTTCGCTCAGTCATACATGGCTAAAGACGTTCGCAAAGTCGTTCAGACCTTCAATATGTCTCGCCAATTAGCCGACCAAAGCCAATCTCTCGGATTCGATGAACAAACCCTAGCTTCGGAGTCTCCCAAACAAGCTAATCTTGACAATCAGAACAAGAAACGGACCGATTGGACCGAGTACATTGATCCCGAAGACGAAGAAGTAGATAAGTATATTGATAATGCACGTAGTTTAG GAAATGTGTTTGATGAAAAGTTTGTTACAAAATTGCCTGAGGCGGTGTTTAAGAAACCCAAGTTGAGTGATTATTCGTCATCTTCTGCTGGAAAGAGGAATAACAACTCTTATATGCCGGATTTTGGAAAGAGGAGTTCGTATAAGCAACTTAATTCGCTAGGTAATG AGAAAGAACCAACCAAATCTGGAGGAACAATAATGGACTCAAACCAGAGGGCTGGCATGAAACAAGCCACCGACATGATTGCCCGTAGCAATTTATACAAGCACCGACTTTTTGAAGACAAGGAAAAGCCTTTACATGCTGCTGCCATTTTTTCAGAAAAAGAGCTAACGAGACGCCAATCTTCGGAAGAAGCAGGAGCATCAAAATGGAGAGACTACATAGGTAAAGAAGACGGTGATAACCATTTTGCAGCTAAAGCACCATCAAAACTTGGGCAAAAGGCGGGTGCAAGTTCTAAATGGACCGACTACATTACAGAAGAAGATGACGATAATGCTGACTTGATGGTCCTATCTCAGAAGATTCATCCAGGTCAATGGAGTGATGTTGCATTTTGCACCACCTTGCATGATCGGACAGCTGAAGATGATATCCATCCGGATTTTAATTGA